Proteins encoded within one genomic window of Spirulina major PCC 6313:
- a CDS encoding DNA polymerase III subunit delta' — MLEPFAELVGQGAAVELLERAIACDRIAPAYLFAGPAGVGRRRAAQGFATLLLSHHRPPERALAIERKVREQNHPDFLWVSPTYQHQGKLLSPAEAAAAGVKRKTPPQIRIEQIREITHFLARPPLEASRSVVVIEAAHTMAEGPANALLKTLEEPGQATLILIAPSPENLLATLVSRCQRIPFYRLSRADLTEVLRRQEQADIDDLIADEALLAIAQGSPGAALLAWEQRQTLAPELLNLIRHPPTTVTNALLRAKTLASDLEPETQLWFLDYWQQEHWQQHHDPEPLAAFEATRRALLGYGQPRLAWECLMIALLSPGETPG, encoded by the coding sequence ATGTTAGAACCCTTTGCGGAGTTAGTGGGCCAGGGGGCGGCGGTGGAACTGTTGGAGCGGGCGATCGCTTGCGATCGCATCGCCCCCGCCTACCTCTTTGCGGGCCCCGCCGGGGTTGGCCGTCGCCGTGCCGCCCAAGGCTTCGCCACCCTGCTCCTGAGCCACCACCGTCCCCCGGAACGTGCCCTGGCCATTGAGCGCAAAGTCCGAGAGCAAAATCACCCCGATTTCCTCTGGGTCTCCCCCACCTATCAACACCAAGGCAAACTCCTCTCCCCCGCCGAAGCCGCCGCCGCCGGGGTCAAACGGAAAACCCCGCCCCAAATTCGCATCGAGCAAATCCGGGAGATCACCCACTTCCTCGCCCGCCCACCCTTAGAAGCCTCGCGATCGGTGGTGGTGATTGAAGCGGCCCACACCATGGCCGAAGGCCCCGCCAATGCCCTACTTAAAACCCTCGAAGAACCGGGCCAAGCCACGTTAATCCTGATCGCCCCCAGTCCGGAAAATCTCCTCGCCACGCTGGTGTCACGGTGTCAGCGGATTCCCTTTTATCGCCTGTCGCGGGCGGATTTAACCGAGGTGCTCCGTCGTCAGGAACAGGCAGATATTGATGACCTGATCGCCGATGAGGCGTTGTTAGCGATCGCCCAAGGCAGCCCCGGAGCCGCCCTCCTCGCCTGGGAACAACGGCAAACCCTCGCCCCGGAACTCCTCAACCTGATCCGTCATCCCCCCACCACTGTCACCAATGCCCTCCTGCGGGCCAAAACCCTCGCCAGCGATCTAGAGCCTGAAACTCAACTGTGGTTCCTCGACTATTGGCAGCAAGAACATTGGCAGCAACACCACGACCCGGAACCCCTCGCCGCCTTTGAAGCCACCCGCCGCGCCCTTCTCGGCTACGGACAGCCCCGCCTCGCTTGGGAATGCCTGATGATTGCCCTGCTGTCCCCTGGGGAAACCCCTGGTTAA
- the gltX gene encoding glutamate--tRNA ligase — translation MTVRVRIAPSPTGNLHIGTARTAVFNWLYARRQGGTFILRIEDTDTERSRPEYTENILSGLQWLGLQWDEGPIHQSDRLDHYRQAVQTLLDKGLAYRCYCTPEELNALRDRQKAQSQAPRYDNRHRTLTPDQEAEFVAAGRKPVIRFKIDDDRQIIWEDQVRGKMVWQGRDLGGDMVIARTPAGDEPFGQPLYNLAVVVDDLEMQISNVIRGEDHIANTAKQILLYEALSGTVPTFAHTPLILNTEGRKLSKRDGVTSIDDFRDLGFTAAAIANYMCLLGWTPPDSTQELFTLDEAAAQFDLDRVNKAGAKFDWDKLDWINSQYLHSMPIPELTDLLIPHWQQAGYAIDPQDRDWLEQLTALVAPSLTRLPDAVAEAQLLFGDSLSFDEKATAHLQQAGVKEIITAVLDALNSEEEFSLDRAKALVNTVTKTANVKKGLVMKSMRAALTGALQGPDLMQSWVLLHQQGRDRTRLQQTLAHLEA, via the coding sequence GTGACTGTACGAGTACGAATTGCACCAAGCCCGACCGGGAATCTCCACATCGGAACGGCTCGAACGGCTGTGTTTAACTGGCTGTATGCCCGTCGCCAGGGGGGGACGTTTATTCTCCGGATTGAAGATACGGATACGGAGCGATCGCGCCCTGAATACACCGAAAATATTCTCAGCGGTTTGCAATGGCTGGGGTTGCAGTGGGACGAAGGCCCGATCCACCAATCCGATCGCCTCGATCACTATCGCCAAGCGGTGCAAACCCTGCTGGACAAGGGCCTCGCCTATCGTTGCTATTGCACGCCGGAGGAGTTGAATGCGTTGCGCGATCGCCAAAAAGCCCAAAGCCAAGCCCCCCGCTACGACAACCGCCACCGCACCCTCACCCCCGACCAAGAAGCTGAATTTGTCGCCGCTGGGCGCAAGCCGGTGATCCGCTTCAAAATTGACGACGATCGCCAAATCATTTGGGAGGATCAGGTGCGGGGCAAAATGGTGTGGCAGGGGCGCGACCTGGGCGGCGATATGGTGATTGCCCGGACTCCGGCGGGGGATGAACCCTTTGGGCAACCCCTCTATAACTTGGCGGTGGTGGTGGATGATCTGGAGATGCAGATCAGCAATGTGATTCGCGGTGAAGACCACATCGCCAACACCGCCAAGCAAATCTTGCTTTACGAAGCCCTCAGCGGGACAGTGCCGACGTTTGCCCATACGCCGCTGATTCTCAACACCGAAGGGCGCAAGCTCTCGAAACGGGACGGGGTTACGTCCATTGATGATTTTCGGGATTTGGGTTTTACGGCAGCGGCGATCGCTAACTATATGTGTCTCCTCGGCTGGACTCCCCCGGATTCAACCCAGGAACTGTTTACCCTAGACGAAGCTGCCGCCCAATTTGACCTCGATCGCGTCAACAAGGCCGGGGCCAAATTCGACTGGGACAAACTCGATTGGATCAACAGCCAATACCTCCACAGTATGCCCATCCCTGAACTCACGGATCTGCTCATCCCCCACTGGCAACAGGCGGGCTACGCCATTGACCCCCAAGATCGGGACTGGCTCGAACAACTCACCGCCCTCGTGGCTCCCAGCTTGACCCGCTTACCCGATGCCGTCGCTGAAGCGCAACTCCTCTTTGGGGACAGCCTCAGTTTTGATGAAAAAGCCACCGCCCACCTTCAACAAGCGGGCGTGAAAGAAATCATCACCGCCGTTCTTGATGCCCTCAACAGTGAGGAAGAGTTCAGCCTCGACCGTGCCAAGGCCTTAGTGAACACCGTGACCAAAACGGCCAACGTCAAAAAAGGGTTGGTGATGAAGTCGATGCGGGCGGCGTTAACCGGGGCATTGCAAGGCCCGGACTTGATGCAATCTTGGGTGTTGCTCCATCAGCAGGGGCGCGATCGCACCCGTCTCCAGCAAACCCTCGCCCATCTTGAAGCCTAA
- a CDS encoding ATP-binding protein: MTQYLDMHQKACVREIHAAVINISGRQRMLSQRAALYATRYVYSHDTAFRDELIHIIAKMEAAHQGLLRGDADLKLQGELSMAMQCIYFQAPWQLNDQVRDFIQAGRQLAIAPLASLTPDCDDLTRIQTAADGPLLAALDAAVSQYQQEAEAQIQDLDQQQQRLFSEVQTAHFHTKAKAKALQEALDQLQSAQTQLLHAEKMSSLGHLMAGIAHEINNPLNFIHGNLNYAKEYLGDLCLALQFYQTHAPQFTAQIQETFDDLEFVQEDFAKLLQSMQIGSGRLKEIVLGLRNFARSDELILESVPLRDGIESTLMILGHRLKAQGNRKQIQIQRHYPPKPMQIKCFTGKLNQVFMNLLSNAIDALEQAADHKPSDWQPQITIAVMIGKGDRAEIIIRDNGTGIPESIQNQIITPFFTTKPIGKGTGLGLSISHQIIVDYHQGTFQWSSIPGEGTEFHITIPLHLTDTATLNNRTLFAQT; this comes from the coding sequence TTGACCCAATACCTTGATATGCACCAAAAAGCCTGTGTTCGTGAAATCCATGCCGCTGTAATTAATATCAGCGGTCGTCAACGGATGCTCTCCCAACGGGCTGCCCTCTATGCCACACGCTATGTCTATAGCCATGACACGGCATTCCGAGATGAGTTGATCCACATCATCGCCAAGATGGAGGCGGCTCATCAGGGCCTGCTGCGGGGCGATGCTGATTTGAAGTTGCAGGGTGAACTGTCGATGGCGATGCAATGTATCTACTTCCAAGCTCCCTGGCAGTTGAATGACCAAGTGCGGGACTTTATCCAGGCGGGTCGTCAGTTAGCGATCGCCCCCCTCGCCAGCCTTACCCCCGATTGTGACGATTTAACCCGCATCCAAACCGCAGCAGACGGGCCCCTCTTGGCCGCTCTCGATGCAGCGGTGAGCCAATATCAACAGGAAGCCGAGGCGCAAATTCAAGACCTCGATCAGCAACAGCAGCGGCTCTTTAGCGAGGTGCAAACCGCCCACTTCCACACCAAAGCCAAAGCCAAAGCCCTCCAAGAGGCCCTCGATCAACTGCAATCGGCCCAAACCCAACTCCTCCACGCCGAAAAAATGTCTAGCCTGGGCCATTTAATGGCTGGCATTGCCCATGAAATTAACAACCCCCTCAACTTCATCCATGGCAATCTTAACTATGCCAAAGAGTATTTAGGGGATCTTTGCCTCGCCTTGCAGTTTTATCAAACCCACGCGCCCCAATTCACGGCACAAATCCAAGAAACCTTTGATGATTTGGAGTTTGTCCAAGAGGATTTCGCTAAACTGTTGCAATCGATGCAGATTGGCAGTGGTCGCCTCAAGGAAATTGTGTTGGGGCTGCGGAATTTTGCGCGATCGGATGAGTTGATTCTCGAATCCGTTCCCCTCCGGGATGGGATTGAGAGTACCCTGATGATTCTGGGCCATCGCTTGAAAGCCCAGGGCAATCGTAAACAGATTCAAATTCAGCGGCATTATCCCCCGAAACCGATGCAAATTAAGTGTTTCACGGGTAAGCTCAATCAGGTGTTTATGAACCTGTTGAGTAATGCGATCGATGCGTTAGAACAGGCGGCGGATCATAAACCATCGGATTGGCAGCCGCAGATTACGATCGCAGTCATGATTGGGAAGGGCGATCGCGCTGAAATCATCATTCGCGACAATGGTACAGGAATTCCCGAATCGATTCAAAACCAGATCATCACTCCCTTTTTCACCACTAAACCCATCGGCAAAGGCACAGGATTAGGCCTCTCCATTAGCCATCAAATCATCGTGGACTACCATCAGGGCACATTCCAATGGTCATCGATTCCCGGTGAAGGAACGGAATTTCACATCACGATTCCGCTGCACTTGACGGACACCGCCACGCTCAATAACCGGACTCTCTTCGCTCAAACTTAA
- a CDS encoding response regulator has protein sequence MKEPKRLAKTKLLLVDDDPNLILLVKDYLEFRGYEVITAENGRIALEILEAADPDMIICDIMMPEMDGYTLVEKVRSNPKTNWIPFLFLSAKGQSQDRVKGLSQGADVYMVKPFEPEELVAQVESSLKQADRLSQHYKGTDAPPTIHVPHDVNLTPKELEVVQMVAQGMSNREISVHLNVSQRTIESHVSNMLNKTSLNNRTELARWAIESHQA, from the coding sequence ATGAAGGAACCAAAACGATTGGCTAAAACAAAACTTTTACTGGTTGATGATGACCCAAACCTGATTCTTTTGGTGAAAGACTATCTCGAATTTCGAGGCTATGAAGTCATCACCGCTGAGAATGGTCGGATTGCCCTAGAGATTCTTGAAGCGGCCGATCCAGACATGATCATTTGCGACATTATGATGCCGGAAATGGACGGCTACACCCTCGTTGAAAAGGTGCGGAGTAATCCAAAAACCAACTGGATTCCGTTCCTGTTCCTGTCTGCTAAGGGCCAGAGCCAAGACCGGGTGAAAGGATTAAGCCAAGGGGCGGATGTGTATATGGTGAAGCCCTTCGAGCCGGAAGAATTGGTGGCTCAAGTGGAATCGTCCCTCAAGCAAGCGGATCGGTTGAGCCAACATTACAAAGGCACGGACGCGCCGCCGACGATCCATGTGCCCCATGATGTGAATCTGACTCCGAAGGAACTCGAAGTGGTACAAATGGTGGCCCAAGGGATGTCAAATCGAGAAATTTCGGTGCATCTCAACGTCAGTCAGCGCACGATTGAAAGCCATGTGTCTAATATGCTGAATAAAACCAGCTTGAATAATCGCACGGAGTTAGCGCGGTGGGCGATCGAAAGTCATCAGGCTTAA
- a CDS encoding DUF1517 domain-containing protein — MFKTVYQATRRIRFLKSIVVIGLIVLLSFGPASDALAARSGGRMGGGSFRMPSRSLPSRSAPMSPAGGGYAPRGMGGGFGFPFLIPFFGFGGGFGGLFTIVIGLALVNFIVNAFRNSGFGGAEGDRTPSKVSVAKVQVGLLGSAQGLKTELEQLAQNADTGTANGRANVLQATSLAILRHPELWVYGAAESQYTALEAAESTFNQLALTERSKFTAETLSNVDSALQQLELQVKTPQEALVEQGEVGEYLVATIIVGAVGKLDLPKVTDGDSLKTVVQQLGSVGGDRLLAVEILWTPQADGDTLSTDDILANYPNLTLI, encoded by the coding sequence ATGTTTAAGACTGTATATCAGGCAACTCGGCGAATACGCTTTTTAAAATCCATTGTCGTCATTGGCTTAATTGTCTTACTCAGCTTTGGCCCTGCGTCCGATGCGTTGGCGGCTCGGAGTGGGGGACGGATGGGCGGTGGCTCGTTTCGGATGCCCAGTCGTTCGCTGCCGAGTCGTTCTGCACCGATGAGTCCGGCGGGGGGCGGCTACGCACCGCGAGGCATGGGTGGCGGGTTTGGTTTTCCGTTTCTGATTCCGTTTTTCGGGTTTGGGGGCGGCTTTGGTGGGCTGTTCACGATTGTGATCGGTTTGGCGTTGGTGAATTTCATTGTCAATGCGTTCCGCAATAGTGGCTTTGGTGGTGCGGAGGGCGATCGCACTCCCTCAAAAGTCTCCGTGGCCAAAGTCCAAGTGGGCCTCCTCGGCTCCGCCCAAGGCCTCAAAACGGAACTCGAACAATTAGCCCAGAACGCCGACACCGGCACGGCCAACGGCCGCGCCAATGTCCTCCAAGCCACCAGCTTAGCGATTCTCCGCCATCCGGAACTGTGGGTCTACGGGGCCGCAGAGTCGCAATACACCGCCCTCGAAGCGGCCGAGTCCACCTTTAACCAATTGGCCCTCACCGAACGCAGCAAGTTCACCGCTGAAACCCTGTCCAATGTAGACAGTGCCCTCCAACAATTGGAACTCCAAGTCAAGACCCCACAGGAGGCCTTAGTGGAGCAAGGCGAAGTGGGAGAATATCTAGTTGCGACGATTATTGTGGGAGCCGTGGGCAAGCTGGATTTACCTAAAGTGACCGATGGGGACAGCCTCAAAACGGTCGTGCAGCAGCTTGGCAGTGTGGGAGGCGATCGCCTTTTGGCCGTCGAAATTCTTTGGACACCCCAAGCCGACGGCGATACCCTGTCCACGGACGACATTTTGGCCAACTATCCCAACTTGACCCTGATTTAA
- a CDS encoding M28 family peptidase: MILGGLLILLGLGGYRAMIWIPGQSYRGELPPLTPAVEALAVELRTEVEAIASRPHNYVAYPELVRVAQYLETTLAQTGYPVEVQEYKVADQTFQNLILEIPGQTKPDEIVVVGAHYDSVVGVPGANDNGSGVAAVLAIARRLANQGSDRTLRLIAFANEEPPFFWTDDMGSLVYAKRCKARQEKIVAMVSLETLGYYDDTPGSQTYPLGLLDRIYPIQGNFISFVGNFASAALVRQVVGAFRTVAQFPSEAAILPNAVAGAGWSDHWSFWQQGYPALMVTDTAPFRYPHYHTLDDTPDKLNYDRFARVVQGLEAVIQSLINN; this comes from the coding sequence ATGATTTTGGGTGGACTGTTGATCCTATTGGGTTTAGGAGGGTATCGGGCGATGATTTGGATACCGGGCCAGAGTTATCGCGGCGAGTTGCCACCGTTGACCCCAGCGGTGGAGGCGTTGGCGGTGGAGTTGCGCACGGAGGTGGAGGCGATCGCATCTCGGCCGCACAATTATGTCGCCTATCCCGAATTAGTCCGGGTCGCGCAATACCTCGAAACCACCCTCGCCCAAACCGGCTATCCCGTGGAAGTGCAAGAATACAAGGTCGCAGATCAAACCTTTCAAAACCTGATTCTCGAAATTCCCGGCCAGACGAAACCCGATGAAATTGTGGTGGTGGGGGCCCATTATGATTCCGTGGTGGGTGTGCCGGGGGCGAATGATAACGGGTCAGGGGTGGCGGCGGTGCTCGCGATCGCCCGTCGCCTGGCCAATCAAGGGAGCGATCGTACCCTCCGCCTCATCGCCTTTGCCAACGAAGAACCCCCCTTTTTCTGGACCGATGACATGGGCAGCCTCGTCTATGCCAAACGCTGCAAAGCCCGCCAAGAAAAGATCGTCGCCATGGTCAGCCTCGAAACCCTCGGCTACTACGACGACACCCCCGGCAGCCAAACCTACCCCCTCGGCCTCCTCGATCGCATCTATCCCATCCAAGGCAACTTCATTAGTTTCGTCGGTAACTTCGCCTCCGCTGCCCTCGTGCGGCAGGTGGTGGGCGCATTCCGCACCGTGGCTCAATTTCCCTCGGAAGCGGCCATCCTGCCCAATGCCGTCGCTGGCGCAGGCTGGTCAGATCATTGGTCATTCTGGCAACAGGGCTATCCCGCCCTGATGGTCACCGACACCGCCCCCTTCCGCTATCCCCACTACCACACCCTCGACGACACCCCCGACAAACTCAACTACGATCGCTTTGCCCGCGTCGTCCAGGGCTTAGAAGCTGTCATCCAAAGCCTGATCAATAATTGA
- a CDS encoding response regulator, translating into MLSDHALTPACDILVIEPEPDIRAIIQTSLELTTTWQVYLTHSYDEGLALIPILMPKVILLNLPFTLSLEHKLLKCFQQLTTQHNIVLAVMLDRVRASDCQALGEMGIYGIIPKPFDCQQVTQLLLDWLP; encoded by the coding sequence GTGCTCTCTGACCATGCCCTCACCCCTGCCTGTGACATTTTAGTGATTGAGCCTGAACCGGATATCCGCGCCATTATCCAAACCAGCCTAGAACTGACAACGACATGGCAGGTCTATTTAACCCATTCCTATGATGAAGGGCTTGCTCTGATTCCCATCTTGATGCCCAAAGTCATCCTCTTGAATCTGCCCTTTACCCTGTCCCTTGAACATAAGCTCCTCAAATGCTTTCAGCAGTTAACGACCCAACACAACATCGTTTTAGCCGTCATGTTGGATCGCGTTCGGGCCAGTGACTGCCAGGCCCTAGGGGAAATGGGGATTTATGGCATTATTCCCAAACCCTTTGACTGTCAGCAAGTGACCCAATTACTGCTCGATTGGCTCCCCTAG
- a CDS encoding (2Fe-2S) ferredoxin domain-containing protein: protein MNSPQAADLTPIIESLGIPQIQRHLFLCTDPTKPKCCPKEDSLTAWNYLKKRLQELGLDRPTELRPDCIFRTKADCLRVCTQGPILLVYPDGVWYRNAMPEVIEEIIQRHVLKGEVVAEYAIAQHPLPDPPPSPSV, encoded by the coding sequence ATGAACTCGCCTCAAGCCGCCGACCTCACCCCCATTATCGAATCCCTTGGCATTCCGCAGATTCAGCGCCATCTATTCCTCTGTACTGACCCAACAAAGCCGAAATGTTGCCCCAAAGAGGATAGCCTCACCGCCTGGAATTATTTAAAAAAGCGGCTTCAGGAGCTTGGCCTCGATCGCCCCACCGAACTTCGCCCGGACTGCATTTTCCGCACCAAAGCCGACTGCTTACGAGTCTGTACCCAGGGGCCGATTTTACTCGTCTATCCCGATGGGGTGTGGTATCGCAACGCCATGCCGGAGGTGATTGAGGAGATTATTCAACGCCATGTGCTCAAGGGGGAAGTGGTGGCAGAGTATGCGATCGCTCAACATCCCCTCCCCGATCCACCGCCCTCACCCTCCGTATGA
- a CDS encoding response regulator, with product MGTRKILIIDDEADIRAVAQLSLEINQDWEVITAPSGTEGFQLACDQMPDAILLDVMMPDLDGPATWELLQADSKTQEIPVIFLTAKVQAAEQRRYAELGVKAVLTKPFDPVLLGDLIVEALNW from the coding sequence ATGGGAACTCGCAAAATTCTAATTATTGATGATGAAGCAGATATTCGAGCAGTCGCTCAACTGAGCTTAGAAATTAATCAAGACTGGGAAGTGATTACTGCACCATCGGGAACCGAAGGGTTTCAGTTGGCCTGTGATCAGATGCCGGATGCGATTTTGCTGGATGTGATGATGCCCGATCTTGATGGCCCTGCCACCTGGGAGCTATTACAGGCTGATTCAAAGACTCAGGAAATTCCGGTGATTTTTCTGACGGCGAAGGTGCAGGCGGCTGAACAGCGCCGCTATGCAGAATTGGGGGTGAAGGCGGTGCTCACGAAGCCGTTTGATCCGGTGTTGTTGGGGGATTTGATTGTGGAGGCGTTGAATTGGTAG
- a CDS encoding N-acetylmuramoyl-L-alanine amidase, giving the protein MKFGIDMGHNAPPDVGASSRYGSEDRLTKEVGTQVINKLRAVGHEAVNCTPSSATSVMDSLRKRVNTANANNVDVYVSIHFNAFNGSANGTEVYAISSSGRRIAQPVLDNIVRLGFTNRRVKDGAHLYVLRSTNMPAILIECCFIDSEKDMKLYNTEAMVNAIVQGLAGKLPNEASTGGSTGGSTGGSTGGSTGGSTSTRGSDAQVLKLQKALNQLQITDANNQALVEDGLTGPATESATQRFHQLVGINAAGRPVVLTWKALDEIQSQPILRPNHADGVAVRYLEYRLGAAIDGIYDDRLAEMVKTFQRQKSITVDGIVGPQTWGLLMGQPVPTLALKIIRDTVLKQDTVDSSQITDANLKYEIKEGEQLPLHSWDEEGNHVKAALLNVTFNGFNTWYAFNDHIEIWQDGQPLEMEPEDEAPQTNDRGDGFNLPGYTSTFFLSDPILPNGNFTWREALHNGERIPKHKSHVDNILALAQRLEDVRARLGGFPMTVTSWYRPEPWNSRAGGARYSRHKTGEAVDLLRSGMSGRQIASRLGNWPGGMGIYRSYPNLIHLDIRPYRARWGGA; this is encoded by the coding sequence ATGAAGTTTGGCATTGATATGGGACATAATGCCCCGCCCGACGTTGGTGCATCGTCACGCTATGGCAGTGAAGACCGTCTCACCAAGGAAGTGGGTACACAAGTAATCAATAAACTGCGCGCCGTTGGCCATGAAGCGGTCAACTGTACGCCCAGCAGTGCAACCAGTGTGATGGATTCACTCCGCAAGCGGGTCAATACCGCCAATGCCAACAATGTTGACGTGTATGTTTCGATTCACTTCAATGCCTTTAATGGTTCCGCCAATGGGACAGAAGTGTATGCGATTAGCAGTTCGGGCCGTCGAATTGCCCAGCCGGTGCTTGATAATATCGTGCGGCTTGGTTTTACGAATCGGCGGGTTAAAGATGGGGCCCATCTGTATGTGCTGCGGTCTACCAATATGCCAGCCATTTTGATTGAATGCTGCTTCATTGATTCTGAAAAGGATATGAAGCTGTACAACACCGAGGCAATGGTGAATGCGATCGTCCAAGGCCTCGCCGGAAAACTGCCCAATGAAGCCAGCACCGGCGGCAGCACCGGCGGTAGCACCGGCGGCAGCACCGGCGGCAGCACCGGCGGCAGTACCAGCACCAGAGGCAGCGATGCCCAAGTGCTTAAACTGCAAAAAGCCCTCAATCAACTGCAAATCACCGACGCGAACAATCAAGCTCTGGTTGAGGATGGACTCACGGGCCCCGCCACCGAATCGGCGACCCAACGCTTTCACCAGTTGGTGGGAATTAATGCAGCGGGCCGGCCGGTGGTGTTGACCTGGAAAGCCTTAGATGAAATTCAGTCCCAGCCGATTTTACGCCCCAACCATGCCGATGGGGTGGCGGTGCGCTATTTAGAATATCGTTTGGGGGCAGCGATCGATGGTATTTATGACGATCGCCTCGCGGAAATGGTGAAAACCTTCCAACGCCAAAAGTCGATCACCGTTGATGGCATTGTGGGGCCGCAAACCTGGGGCTTGCTCATGGGCCAACCCGTCCCGACGCTGGCGTTAAAAATTATTCGCGACACGGTGTTAAAGCAAGACACCGTCGATAGCAGCCAGATCACCGATGCCAATCTTAAATACGAGATCAAAGAAGGGGAACAACTGCCCCTCCACAGTTGGGATGAAGAAGGCAACCATGTCAAAGCGGCGCTGTTAAATGTGACCTTCAATGGGTTTAATACCTGGTATGCCTTTAACGACCACATCGAAATTTGGCAAGATGGGCAGCCGCTGGAAATGGAGCCGGAGGACGAAGCCCCCCAAACCAACGATCGCGGCGATGGGTTCAATCTCCCCGGCTACACGAGTACGTTTTTCCTCAGTGATCCGATTTTGCCCAATGGCAATTTCACCTGGCGGGAGGCGCTGCACAATGGTGAACGGATTCCCAAACATAAGTCCCATGTGGATAACATCCTGGCGTTGGCGCAACGGTTGGAGGATGTGCGGGCCCGTTTAGGGGGTTTTCCGATGACGGTGACGAGTTGGTATCGGCCGGAGCCGTGGAATAGCCGAGCGGGTGGGGCGAGATATTCGCGCCATAAAACCGGTGAGGCGGTGGATCTGCTGCGTTCTGGGATGTCGGGGCGGCAAATAGCATCACGCTTGGGTAATTGGCCCGGTGGTATGGGCATCTATCGCAGCTATCCGAATTTGATCCATTTGGATATTCGTCCCTATCGGGCCCGTTGGGGTGGTGCGTAG